The Rhodothermus marinus DSM 4252 DNA segment ACGGCACGCGCATTCAAGGCTGGATCGTCAAGCCACCGGACTTTGATCCTGCTCAGAAGTATCCGCTGATCCTGCACATCCACGGCGGCCCCCATGCCATGTACAACGTGGGCTTCAACTATTCCTTCCAGAATTTCGCCGCCAACGGCTACGTCGTGCTCTACACGAACCCGCGCGGAAGCACGGGCTACGGCACCGAATTCGGCGCGGCCATCAGTCAGGCCTATCCGGGCGTGGACCATGAAGACCTGATGGCCGGGGTCGATGCGGTGCTGGCGCGGGGCTACATCGACCCGGATCGGCTGTTCGTGACCGGATGCAGTGGCGGGGGCGTGCTTTCGAGCTGGGCCATCGGCCAGACCGATCGGTTTGCGGCGGCCGCCGTGCGCTGCCCGGTCACCGACTGGATCAGCATGGCCGGCACGACCGACGTTCCGCTGTTCACGTTCAACTGGTTCGACCGGCCCTTCTGGGAGGATCCTTCGGAGTGGCTGGCCCGCTCGCCGCTGATGCTGGCCGGCAAGGTCAAAACGCCCACGCTGCTGATGACCGGCGAGCTGGACCTGCGCACGCCGATGAGCCAGACCGAAGAGTACTACGTGGCGCTGAAGATGCGGGGCGTACCGGTCGTGCTGCTTCGCTTCAACGAGGAGTACCACGGGACGGGCTCGCGGCCGTCCAACTTCATGCGGACGCAGGCCTACATCATGGACTGGTTCGAGAAGAAAGGCCGTATTCCGGGCGTGACCGTCGAAGCGGAAGAGTAGAACTTATCCGAAAAACAAGAGGGAGACCTGGTAAGCCAGGGCTTTGCGCTGCGCGTCAGAAGCACGGGTTTGTAGTACGCCACGAAGGCGTCAGCCGGAGTGGCGTCACCCGAGACGGCACTCCGCTGCGCTTCGTGCCTGACTACAAGCGCGTTGGTCGCGTTGCAAACGGCAGGCTATAAAGCTATACAGGTCGAAATCGCGAACTTCTCCGACACTATTTTTCGGATGACTTCTAGCCCGCCGTTACTCGGGCAGGCGTCCGGCTTCGAGGCGGGCTTCGAGCGCCAGCGCCGCTTCGATGAGCTGCTCGCGCAGCGGGTGCAGCTTTTCATGCTGGTCGATGTAGCGCGAAAGCGCCTCGCGCAGCGAGCTGTCGCGCTCGACGATCGTGCGGCGCTCGCGCACCACGGGCGTGACGGTGCGCTCGACGCCGGCAATGTGGGCGGCCGTACGCAGCGCCTCGCGGATGCGGCGCACGTCGACGCGGGCCACCTGGTCTTCGTCCACCTGGTAGCGCACGCGCACGATGGCGTCGGCCACCGGCGCGCGGGCGATGGCGTTCAGGATGCGTTCGGTGGGGTCGTCGCTGTCGCGGGCGTCTATGTGCAGGTCCACGAAGCGGCGGGCGGGCGTCTCCACGAAGCGGTAGCGCGTCTGCTTGCGCGGGCCGTCGGACTGAATTTCCACCAGCACGAAGCCTTTCGGGTCGTCCGTTTCGCGGAACGTGACGCGCTCGATGCTGCTGCTGTAGACGACCGGGATGCCGTCGGGATTGAGGTTCTGATGCCGGTGAATGTGGCCCAGCGCCACGTAATCGATGGGCGGGAGCGCCAGCTGACCCACGGTGAACTTCGGCTCGTGGGCGATCAGGCTGGTGCGCTCCGAGCCGGAAAGCTCGGCGCCCTGCACGCTGAAGTGTCCGGCCAGCACGGTGGGCAGCGACGGATCGAGCCGCTCGACCGCCTTCTGTACGTATTCGACGTAGAGCTGCTCGATCACCTCGCGCACCTCGGACGCCGACTTTTGACGAAATTCTTCACGACTCAGCAGCAGGCTCCGTACCGGCCAGGGCAGGGCGATGAGCTGGAGCGGCCCGCTTTTCGTCTGGATGGTGGCCACTTCGGGCCGTCGGAAGACGCGGGCCTGTCCTTCCAGATAGCGGAAGATGTCGATCGACGAGGCGCGGCCAAAGGTGACCGGGTGGTCGTGGTTGCCCACCAGCAGCACGATCGGGATGCCGCGCTCGGTCAGCGGCTGCAGGCACTCGGCAAAGATCGTCTGCTCGGTCGGGGAGGGATCGGGATTCCGGAAGGCGTCGCCGCAGAACAGAAACAGATCGACATCTTCGGCGAGCGCCTGCTCCACCATGAACTCGAAGGCGCGGCGGAAGTCCTGCAGCCGCGTGTTGAGTCCCGTCGATGGATCGACGCGGCCGTAGGTGGTGATGCCCAGGTGGATGTCGGCCGTGTGCAGGATCTTCATGGGAGAAAGACGGGCTGGCGATCAGCCAGAAGATACGGCAGCGGTCGATCGGATGCCAGCCCGCCTTACCAACCCACGCGGCGCTGGTTCAGTTCGGGCGTAATCCGACGTTCCTGGCGGAGCGAGTCGGTGCCCGGCTGGTGCAGGCCGATCGGGAGCGGGAACGTGGCGTTGCTGATTTCGATGTCCGGCGCCTGCTCCATGCGTCGCCAGAAATCGCCCACGATAAACAGGGCATTGTGGGCGCCCTGGCCCCACCAGTGCGTGCGGAACGTGACGCGCGGGTCGTTGAAGCCCACCCAGGCGCCGGTGACCAGCTCGGGGTGCATCAGGATAAACCAGCCGTCGGCGCTGTTCTGCGTGGTGCCCGTCTTCCCGGCAAAGTCGTAACGCGTCAGCCCGAACTGCCAGCGGATGCGTGTGCCGGTCCCGTAGCGAATCACATCACGCAGCATGTCGACCACCGTGTAGGCGGTCTCTTCGGAGATGGCCTCGCGCGGTACCGGCCGGGCTTCGTAGAGCACGTTGCCGCTGGCATCTTCGATGCGGGTGA contains these protein-coding regions:
- a CDS encoding metallophosphoesterase family protein; the encoded protein is MKILHTADIHLGITTYGRVDPSTGLNTRLQDFRRAFEFMVEQALAEDVDLFLFCGDAFRNPDPSPTEQTIFAECLQPLTERGIPIVLLVGNHDHPVTFGRASSIDIFRYLEGQARVFRRPEVATIQTKSGPLQLIALPWPVRSLLLSREEFRQKSASEVREVIEQLYVEYVQKAVERLDPSLPTVLAGHFSVQGAELSGSERTSLIAHEPKFTVGQLALPPIDYVALGHIHRHQNLNPDGIPVVYSSSIERVTFRETDDPKGFVLVEIQSDGPRKQTRYRFVETPARRFVDLHIDARDSDDPTERILNAIARAPVADAIVRVRYQVDEDQVARVDVRRIREALRTAAHIAGVERTVTPVVRERRTIVERDSSLREALSRYIDQHEKLHPLREQLIEAALALEARLEAGRLPE